From Bradyrhizobium sp. NDS-1, the proteins below share one genomic window:
- a CDS encoding TRAP transporter substrate-binding protein, with product MERRKFLTAGGLGLAASAVAAPAIAQSMPEVKWRLAASWPKSLDTLYGGCEYFCKRVAEITDNKFQIQPFAAGEIVPGLQVLDAVSNGTVEMGNTALYYYWGKNPAFTFGTSLPFGLNTRQHISWLIWGGGQDMLNDLLKEHRAIGVPTGSTGAQMGGWFRKEIKTVDDLKGLKFRVGGFAGTIIGKLGGVPQQIAAGDIYPALEKGTIDAAEWVGPYDDEKLGFVKVAKFYYYPGWWEGTGQGHNIMNLEKWNGLPKHYQAAISAASLDTFTWVTGKYDAVNPPALKRLLASGAVLKPFPQEVLEACYGAANEIYADLSKTNPHFAKMYASLTAFRADSLAWMQVAELSFDSFMMRMRTRT from the coding sequence ATGGAACGTCGTAAATTTCTGACGGCAGGCGGATTGGGTCTTGCCGCAAGTGCCGTCGCCGCGCCGGCAATTGCACAATCAATGCCCGAGGTGAAATGGCGGTTGGCGGCGAGTTGGCCGAAGTCGCTCGACACGCTGTATGGCGGCTGCGAGTATTTCTGCAAGCGCGTCGCCGAAATCACCGACAACAAGTTTCAGATCCAGCCGTTCGCCGCGGGCGAAATCGTCCCGGGCTTGCAGGTTCTCGACGCCGTCTCCAATGGGACGGTCGAAATGGGCAACACCGCGCTCTATTACTATTGGGGCAAGAACCCCGCCTTCACGTTCGGCACGTCGCTGCCGTTCGGCCTCAACACGCGCCAGCATATCTCCTGGCTGATTTGGGGCGGTGGCCAGGACATGCTCAACGATCTCCTGAAGGAGCACAGGGCGATCGGCGTGCCCACGGGTTCGACCGGTGCCCAGATGGGCGGCTGGTTTCGCAAGGAGATCAAGACCGTCGACGACCTCAAGGGGCTGAAATTCCGCGTCGGCGGATTCGCCGGCACCATCATCGGAAAGCTGGGCGGCGTGCCGCAGCAGATCGCGGCGGGCGACATCTACCCCGCGCTCGAGAAGGGCACTATCGACGCGGCCGAATGGGTCGGCCCTTATGACGACGAGAAGCTCGGCTTCGTGAAGGTGGCGAAGTTCTACTACTATCCAGGTTGGTGGGAAGGCACCGGCCAAGGCCACAACATCATGAATCTCGAGAAGTGGAATGGGCTACCCAAGCATTATCAGGCCGCGATCAGTGCGGCATCGCTGGACACCTTCACCTGGGTGACGGGCAAATACGACGCGGTCAATCCGCCGGCGCTGAAGCGCCTGCTGGCTTCCGGTGCGGTTCTTAAGCCGTTCCCGCAGGAGGTGCTCGAAGCCTGCTATGGCGCGGCCAATGAGATCTACGCCGATCTGTCTAAGACCAACCCGCATTTTGCCAAGATGTATGCGAGCCTCACCGCTTTCCGGGCCGACTCGCTCGCGTGGATGCAGGTGGCAGAACTCAGCTTCGACAGCTTCATGATGCGGATGCGCACGCGGACGTAG
- a CDS encoding phytanoyl-CoA dioxygenase family protein, with product MKLSQEQLEFFHHEGWLFLPELFTQEEVDLLAREAVGIYDANRPEVWREKSGAPRTAFAAHLYNEAFGILGAHPRMIEPVEQLFGEKVYMHQFKINAKSAFTGDVWQWHQDYGTWKRDDGMPEPRAMNIAIFLDEVMPINGPLMLVPRSQNAGDLEASHDLATTSYPLWTLDEATVTRLVEQGGIVAPTGKPGGMLMFHGNLVHGSSGNITPYPRKIVYLTLNAVSNYIRTPTRPEYIAHRDFAPIKTVEDDALVRLARAPRQAAE from the coding sequence ATGAAACTGTCTCAGGAGCAATTGGAGTTCTTCCACCACGAGGGCTGGCTGTTCCTGCCCGAGCTGTTCACCCAGGAGGAGGTCGACCTGCTCGCGCGTGAGGCGGTCGGCATCTACGACGCCAACCGGCCGGAAGTCTGGCGCGAGAAAAGCGGCGCGCCGCGCACCGCCTTTGCCGCGCATCTCTACAACGAGGCCTTCGGCATTCTGGGCGCGCATCCGCGCATGATCGAGCCGGTCGAGCAGCTCTTCGGCGAGAAGGTCTACATGCACCAGTTCAAGATCAACGCGAAATCGGCCTTCACCGGCGATGTCTGGCAGTGGCACCAGGATTACGGCACCTGGAAACGCGACGACGGCATGCCGGAGCCGCGCGCGATGAACATCGCGATCTTCCTCGACGAAGTGATGCCGATCAACGGCCCCCTGATGCTGGTGCCGCGCAGCCAGAACGCCGGCGATCTCGAAGCCTCGCACGACCTGGCCACCACCTCCTATCCGCTGTGGACGCTGGACGAGGCGACGGTGACGCGATTGGTCGAGCAGGGCGGCATCGTGGCGCCCACGGGCAAGCCCGGCGGCATGCTGATGTTCCATGGCAATCTCGTGCACGGCTCGAGCGGCAACATCACGCCCTACCCGCGCAAGATCGTGTACCTGACGCTGAACGCGGTCTCGAACTACATCCGAACCCCGACGCGGCCGGAGTACATCGCCCACCGCGATTTTGCGCCGATCAAGACGGTGGAGGACGACGCGCTGGTGCGGCTTGCGCGAGCGCCGCGGCAGGCGGCGGAGTAA
- a CDS encoding GntR family transcriptional regulator, with amino-acid sequence MIPLDPLPNLIDQVYARILEAISDRTLQPGQRIRQNELADKLGVSRQPVSHALHLLHRQGLVAESGRRGFEVTQLDPSRLRQLYEVRGAIDALAAGLAAERAGYDAAGRARVEAALAAGSRIDRTTTLAELIVLDVDFHRAIYQLAGNPVIEETIAPQWPHMRRSMATVLSELDYRGSAWAEHADIATRILAGDAKAAERTALAHAQTAGRMTEERLRASEEAAA; translated from the coding sequence GTGATCCCTCTCGACCCGCTCCCGAACCTGATCGACCAGGTCTATGCCCGGATCCTGGAGGCGATCTCCGACCGCACGCTGCAGCCCGGCCAGCGCATCCGGCAGAACGAGCTGGCGGACAAGCTCGGCGTGTCGCGACAGCCCGTATCGCATGCGCTACATCTGCTGCACCGGCAGGGATTGGTCGCCGAAAGCGGCAGGCGCGGCTTCGAGGTCACCCAGCTCGACCCCTCACGCCTCCGCCAGCTCTACGAGGTGAGGGGCGCCATCGATGCGCTCGCCGCCGGGCTCGCAGCGGAGCGCGCGGGCTACGACGCGGCCGGCCGCGCGCGGGTGGAAGCGGCGCTCGCTGCCGGCAGCCGCATCGACCGCACGACGACGCTCGCCGAGCTGATCGTGCTCGACGTCGATTTTCACCGCGCCATCTATCAGCTCGCCGGCAATCCCGTGATCGAGGAGACGATCGCGCCGCAATGGCCGCATATGCGCCGCTCGATGGCGACGGTGCTGTCGGAGCTCGACTATCGCGGCAGCGCCTGGGCGGAGCATGCCGACATCGCCACACGCATTCTCGCGGGCGACGCCAAGGCAGCCGAACGCACGGCGTTGGCGCATGCGCAGACGGCAGGACGGATGACTGAGGAGAGATTGAGGGCAAGCGAAGAGGCGGCGGCTTAG
- a CDS encoding peptidoglycan DD-metalloendopeptidase family protein, translated as MNHRTSRGAYGRETGIIDLGHEPPLSVDGSEAAVIDRRRVSVQWFSGTILTGLCGAALIGGAVFASLDGEMTFAKVPERVEGALRGAFGAADRAATLHKSDRLPPPSESTASRNIVRVSTVARVGNRDVMRVRPFVRIAGNLSMTTSDLSAKIPPFNAQRLLTDVGSDPKAAAEDPNNPEAVEPDAEVSFVTKDLSPVLPKAKISAVVALDDILMRVRDAANWRGNGGVRYASLSNAAADISGATGPSDIRTAYAAEASPSDPYAGFETRVVPENVTLLPKTKEQITGGNPNGERVHLVKKGDSVAGVLRDLGANADEIKAITATLGPRGRDGGLKEGEKLRILMAPASPGARLQPYRVVVANETMVEAIAALSDLGKYVAVDVSSMNTVADAAASASSDDDDDDDGSGVRLYQSIYETAMRNKVPMPVIEDMIKIYSYDVDFQRKVQPGDSFDVFYAGEDEGVTSSEKNDVLFASLTVGGETKKYYRYQSPDDGVVDYYDETGKSAKKFLVRKPVNNAIMRSGFGGRRHPILGYVKMHTGVDWATAYGTPIFASGNGLIEKAGPEGGYGKYIRIKHSNGYETAYGHMSAFAKGMEAGKKVRQGQVIGFVGSTGQSTGPHVHYEILVNGRFVDPMRVKLPRGRSLEGPMLASFEKERDRLEGMMSGRGGAIARMSDATGGPLQVTNR; from the coding sequence GTGAACCACAGGACGTCACGCGGCGCTTACGGGCGTGAGACCGGGATCATCGATCTCGGCCACGAGCCGCCGCTGTCCGTCGATGGTTCTGAAGCCGCCGTGATCGACCGCCGCCGCGTCTCGGTGCAATGGTTCAGCGGCACAATCTTGACCGGACTCTGCGGCGCGGCCCTGATCGGCGGCGCCGTTTTCGCATCTCTCGACGGCGAAATGACCTTCGCCAAGGTGCCCGAGCGGGTCGAGGGCGCACTGCGCGGCGCATTCGGCGCCGCCGATCGCGCCGCCACGCTGCACAAGAGCGACCGCCTGCCGCCGCCGAGCGAGTCCACGGCCTCCCGCAACATCGTGCGCGTCTCCACGGTCGCCCGCGTCGGCAACCGCGACGTGATGCGGGTGCGCCCCTTCGTGCGGATCGCCGGCAATCTGTCGATGACGACGAGCGATCTGTCGGCGAAGATTCCGCCGTTCAACGCCCAGCGCCTGCTCACCGATGTCGGCTCCGATCCGAAGGCCGCAGCGGAAGACCCCAACAATCCGGAAGCCGTCGAGCCCGATGCGGAAGTCTCCTTCGTCACCAAGGACCTGTCGCCGGTGCTGCCGAAGGCCAAGATTTCCGCAGTGGTGGCGCTCGACGACATCCTGATGCGGGTGCGCGACGCCGCCAATTGGCGCGGCAATGGCGGAGTGCGCTACGCCTCGCTCTCCAATGCCGCCGCCGACATCTCCGGCGCGACCGGCCCCTCCGACATCAGAACCGCCTATGCCGCCGAAGCCTCGCCGTCCGATCCCTATGCCGGCTTCGAGACGCGCGTGGTGCCGGAGAACGTCACGCTGCTGCCCAAGACCAAGGAGCAGATCACCGGCGGCAATCCGAACGGCGAACGCGTCCATCTGGTCAAGAAGGGCGACAGCGTTGCCGGCGTGCTGCGCGATCTCGGCGCCAACGCCGACGAGATCAAGGCGATCACCGCGACGCTCGGCCCCCGCGGCCGCGACGGCGGCCTCAAGGAAGGCGAGAAGCTCCGCATCCTGATGGCGCCCGCAAGCCCCGGTGCCCGCCTCCAGCCCTACCGCGTCGTCGTCGCCAACGAGACCATGGTCGAGGCGATCGCGGCGCTGTCCGATCTCGGCAAATACGTCGCGGTCGACGTCTCCAGCATGAACACCGTCGCCGACGCTGCGGCGAGCGCCAGCAGCGACGACGATGACGACGATGACGGCTCCGGCGTGCGGCTGTACCAGAGCATCTACGAGACCGCGATGCGCAACAAGGTGCCGATGCCGGTCATCGAGGACATGATCAAGATCTATTCCTACGACGTCGATTTCCAGCGCAAGGTGCAGCCGGGCGATTCCTTCGACGTTTTCTACGCCGGCGAAGACGAGGGCGTGACGTCGAGCGAAAAGAACGACGTGCTGTTCGCCTCCCTCACCGTCGGCGGCGAGACCAAGAAATACTACCGCTATCAGAGCCCCGATGACGGCGTCGTCGACTACTATGACGAGACCGGCAAGAGCGCGAAGAAGTTCCTGGTCAGGAAGCCCGTCAACAACGCCATCATGCGCTCCGGCTTCGGCGGCCGCCGCCACCCGATCCTCGGCTATGTGAAGATGCACACCGGCGTCGACTGGGCCACCGCCTACGGCACGCCGATCTTCGCCTCCGGCAACGGCCTGATCGAGAAGGCCGGCCCCGAGGGCGGCTACGGCAAGTACATCCGCATCAAGCATTCCAACGGCTACGAGACCGCCTACGGTCACATGTCGGCCTTCGCCAAGGGCATGGAGGCGGGCAAGAAGGTGCGTCAGGGCCAGGTGATCGGCTTCGTCGGCTCGACGGGCCAGTCGACCGGCCCCCACGTCCATTACGAAATCCTGGTCAATGGCCGTTTCGTCGACCCGATGCGAGTGAAGCTGCCGCGCGGCCGCTCGCTCGAGGGCCCGATGCTCGCAAGCTTCGAAAAGGAGCGCGACCGGCTCGAGGGCATGATGAGCGGCCGCGGCGGCGCCATCGCCCGCATGTCGGATGCGACCGGCGGCCCGCTGCAGGTCACCAACCGGTAA
- a CDS encoding NAD(P)H-dependent oxidoreductase, protein MNLFRLLQARASAGKPVRVALIGAGKFGSMFLAQVPHTPGLEVPIIVDIDRDRAREACRTVGWSAERIAATVFTDDGARAIAGGAMDVVVEATGNPAVGIKHARAAIAAGKHIVMVNVEADVLAGPLLAEEARKAGVVYSLAYGDQPALTAEMVDWARATGFRVVAAGKGTKYLPAYHDVTPDGVWQHYGLTAGEAQSAGMNPQMFNSFLDGTKSAIEMAAIANACALDVPADGLLFPPCGVDDLPHIMRPRSHGGVLERAGVVEVVSSLERDGRPVFRDLRWGVYVVLEAPSDYAADCFRQYGLKTDHSGRYAAMYKPYHLIGLELNISVLSAALRGEPTGQANGFRGDVVSVAKRNLRAGEMLDGEGGYTVWGKLVPAAASLRAGGLPIGLAHGIKLKHDVAHRTMVRWSDVEFDAGSETIRTRKAMEAAFAAQH, encoded by the coding sequence ATGAACCTCTTCCGCCTCCTCCAGGCTCGTGCTTCCGCCGGCAAGCCCGTCCGTGTCGCATTGATCGGTGCGGGCAAATTCGGCTCGATGTTTCTGGCGCAGGTGCCGCACACGCCGGGGCTGGAGGTGCCCATCATCGTCGACATCGACCGCGACCGCGCGCGCGAGGCGTGCCGCACCGTGGGCTGGAGCGCCGAGCGGATCGCCGCGACCGTGTTCACCGATGACGGCGCGCGCGCCATCGCCGGCGGGGCGATGGACGTGGTGGTGGAGGCGACCGGCAATCCCGCCGTGGGGATCAAGCATGCGCGCGCCGCGATCGCCGCGGGCAAGCATATCGTGATGGTGAATGTCGAAGCCGACGTGCTGGCAGGCCCGCTCCTCGCCGAGGAAGCGCGCAAGGCGGGCGTGGTCTATTCGCTCGCCTATGGCGACCAGCCGGCGCTGACGGCGGAGATGGTCGATTGGGCCCGCGCCACCGGTTTCCGCGTCGTCGCCGCCGGCAAGGGCACGAAATATCTGCCGGCCTATCACGATGTGACACCGGACGGCGTCTGGCAGCATTACGGTCTGACCGCTGGCGAAGCGCAGTCGGCCGGCATGAATCCGCAGATGTTCAACTCGTTTCTCGACGGCACCAAATCGGCGATCGAGATGGCTGCGATCGCCAACGCCTGCGCGCTCGACGTGCCCGCGGACGGCCTGCTGTTTCCGCCCTGTGGGGTCGACGATCTGCCGCACATCATGCGGCCGCGCTCGCACGGCGGCGTGCTGGAGCGCGCCGGCGTCGTGGAGGTGGTCTCCTCGCTCGAGCGCGACGGAAGGCCGGTGTTTCGCGACCTGCGCTGGGGTGTCTACGTCGTACTGGAGGCGCCGAGCGACTACGCCGCCGACTGTTTCAGGCAATATGGCCTCAAGACTGACCACAGCGGACGCTATGCCGCGATGTACAAGCCCTATCACCTGATCGGACTCGAGCTGAACATTTCGGTGCTGTCGGCCGCGCTGCGGGGCGAGCCGACCGGACAGGCGAACGGATTTCGCGGCGATGTCGTCTCGGTCGCGAAGCGTAACTTGCGCGCCGGCGAGATGCTGGACGGCGAAGGCGGCTACACCGTCTGGGGCAAGTTAGTACCGGCAGCCGCCAGCCTGCGGGCCGGCGGGCTACCGATCGGCCTCGCGCATGGGATCAAATTGAAGCATGACGTCGCGCACAGGACCATGGTGCGGTGGAGCGACGTCGAATTCGACGCCGGGAGTGAGACCATTCGCACCCGAAAAGCCATGGAAGCCGCGTTCGCAGCGCAACATTGA
- a CDS encoding DUF2272 domain-containing protein translates to MPEVKKLLFDRFLRKNGKEDSPIVELDGLELQIFAGQKVDTGAEDPVTEMIGGNPVTWVFVSAKDGVDANAKKGFVVARDLVDEGVEVLASGGYVPFPKEVEKAAFADACFVHAELNRTNPAYLYALAFVQSGDRWSETSVKTDDPADAVALGAYRFTREAWTKFLALPELAGLTVESIASPTAQCVVAGVLAAKSATLLKGLITDHGLSAIDLYLAHIFNDDGTFGSSAADKMLQAEKADPTQPSLNVIKKVYDDDAARTASLKRNKAIFKEDGSATIKEAIQTCVDKFTAAFEEVKKLAHEIEKSVPSDADNPIFGIQFSGKMVSITDQDVDALARVGESEVGNFDEKFGVQMFTDAIGAVIDTVFNRMIYPSTEFPKTIQGVINQPKQFSAINDLGTWEKLPKPSDKHFQIALHHIQNRARGTASQIKGATHFFNPTSHPSWGEPIRARPIASYGVPPDSHIHGFPANYHPPEGHAIQLGQDAWVFSGDGQPQGPLISPDKSASAIVAAATKEWEFWGRSVPGNVGHVDNEVPFATYVRDTYCKLLGARPSLEDIEKDVYFWSAVTISYMIRQAGIQAPAFTISQMHCTYIREAIKAQQQQDASKAYWGFRLKDKEAVVAVGDIIGAGRTRGMSFDEAQALFDRTDDYESHSDIVVAVRPGEADLIGGNVSDSVLKKTIALDTKGKVKDRQNLSFVVMKKR, encoded by the coding sequence ATGCCCGAGGTCAAGAAGCTTCTGTTCGATCGTTTCCTGCGCAAGAACGGAAAGGAGGACTCTCCGATCGTCGAACTCGACGGGCTGGAGCTGCAAATCTTTGCCGGCCAAAAGGTAGATACCGGCGCCGAGGATCCCGTGACCGAAATGATCGGCGGCAATCCCGTGACGTGGGTTTTCGTCAGTGCAAAGGACGGTGTCGACGCGAATGCCAAGAAGGGGTTTGTCGTTGCGCGAGACCTTGTCGACGAAGGGGTCGAGGTTCTGGCATCGGGCGGTTACGTGCCGTTTCCGAAAGAAGTCGAAAAGGCGGCTTTTGCCGATGCCTGCTTTGTACATGCCGAGCTGAACAGGACGAATCCAGCCTACCTCTACGCGCTGGCGTTTGTTCAAAGCGGCGATCGATGGAGCGAGACCAGCGTCAAGACCGATGATCCGGCGGACGCGGTCGCGCTCGGGGCTTACCGGTTCACGAGAGAAGCATGGACGAAATTTCTGGCGCTGCCCGAGCTCGCCGGACTTACGGTGGAGAGTATCGCGTCCCCGACGGCGCAATGCGTCGTTGCCGGCGTGCTCGCGGCGAAATCGGCGACGCTGCTCAAGGGATTGATCACCGATCACGGATTGAGCGCGATTGATCTCTATCTCGCGCACATCTTCAATGACGACGGTACGTTCGGGTCGAGTGCAGCCGACAAGATGCTTCAGGCTGAGAAGGCTGATCCCACGCAGCCATCGCTGAATGTGATTAAGAAGGTCTACGACGATGATGCGGCGCGGACGGCGTCCCTGAAGCGCAACAAGGCCATCTTCAAGGAAGACGGCTCAGCCACGATCAAGGAGGCGATTCAGACCTGCGTGGACAAGTTCACCGCGGCCTTCGAGGAAGTGAAGAAGCTGGCGCATGAGATCGAGAAGAGCGTGCCGTCCGACGCCGACAATCCGATCTTTGGCATTCAGTTCAGCGGAAAGATGGTCTCGATCACGGATCAGGACGTGGATGCCCTGGCCCGGGTCGGCGAAAGCGAGGTCGGCAACTTCGACGAGAAGTTTGGGGTGCAAATGTTTACGGATGCGATAGGTGCCGTGATCGATACCGTTTTCAATCGCATGATCTATCCAAGCACGGAATTCCCGAAGACAATCCAGGGCGTCATCAATCAACCGAAGCAGTTTTCGGCGATCAATGATCTGGGGACCTGGGAGAAGCTGCCGAAGCCGTCGGACAAGCATTTCCAGATCGCACTTCATCACATCCAGAATCGGGCACGCGGAACGGCCAGCCAGATCAAGGGGGCGACCCACTTCTTCAATCCGACATCCCACCCGAGTTGGGGGGAGCCGATCCGGGCGCGCCCGATAGCCTCCTACGGGGTGCCGCCAGATTCCCATATTCACGGGTTTCCGGCGAATTATCATCCCCCCGAGGGCCACGCGATTCAACTTGGCCAGGATGCCTGGGTGTTCTCGGGAGATGGGCAGCCGCAAGGACCACTCATCAGCCCGGACAAATCCGCTTCGGCGATCGTTGCCGCGGCGACGAAAGAATGGGAGTTTTGGGGCAGATCGGTTCCCGGAAACGTCGGACACGTCGACAACGAAGTCCCGTTCGCGACCTATGTCCGCGATACCTATTGCAAGCTGCTGGGAGCGCGTCCGTCACTGGAGGACATCGAGAAGGACGTCTACTTCTGGTCGGCGGTGACGATCTCCTACATGATCAGACAGGCCGGCATTCAAGCCCCGGCGTTCACGATCTCGCAAATGCACTGCACCTACATTCGCGAGGCGATCAAGGCGCAGCAGCAGCAGGATGCCAGCAAAGCCTATTGGGGCTTCCGTCTGAAAGACAAGGAAGCGGTCGTGGCGGTTGGAGACATTATCGGAGCCGGAAGGACTCGTGGGATGTCGTTCGATGAGGCCCAGGCTCTGTTCGACAGAACGGATGACTATGAAAGCCACAGCGATATCGTCGTGGCCGTCAGACCCGGCGAAGCCGATCTGATCGGCGGCAACGTGTCCGACTCCGTCTTGAAGAAGACAATCGCCTTGGATACCAAGGGGAAGGTCAAGGACCGGCAGAATCTCTCATTCGTCGTCATGAAGAAGCGCTGA